Genomic segment of Nostoc sp. TCL240-02:
GCATTGTTGTTAATCGCATCCCCAGGACTGGCCCAAAAACCGGAACCCCAACAATCCCTAAAACTCCAACAACCGTTATTAGTAGCTACACGAGTTATACCGCCCTTTGTGCTATCAAACAAAGGTGAGCTATCGGGATTCAGTATCGACCTCTGGCGCAGCATCGCTACCCAGATAGGTATAGAGTCTAAATTTATTGAATATTCCAGTGTGCCGGAAGTGATTTCTGCTATTAAGGACAACAAAGTCAACTTGGGAATTGCAGCTATCTCGATTACAGCCGAACGCGAGCAAAATTTTGATTTCTCATTACCCATTTTTGCTGGTGGGCTGCAAATTATGGTACGCAACCTAGAGAGTAAAAACAGTGCCTTTCCAAATATTTTGCAATTGTTTTTCTCTACTAGCCTCTTGCAGGTAATAGGCATTGCCCTAGTGCTAATTGTCGTAGCAGCCCACATTATTTGGCTATCCGAGCGTAATCACAAAGAAGGGATGATTTCTGAATCATACTTTCCTGGTATTTTTAAAGCTTGTTGGTGGGCAGCAGCCACATTAGCGACTCAAGCCGATGAAATGCCCAAGGGAGTGCTGGGACGTTTAATAGCTATAATCTGGATGTTCATCGGAGTCCTTTTTGTTGCCTACTTTACAGCCAGTGCGACTACTTCATTAACAGTGCAGCAACTTCAGGGCGATATCAGGAGTATAGACGATTTACCCGGCAAGGTAGTGGCTACAACTGCGGGTAGCACAGCAGCGACATACTTGCAAGAACATCATATTTCAGTTTTAGAAGTCCCCAAAATTGAGGAAGCTTACAATGCTCTGCAAACAAAAAAAGCTGATGCTGTGGTGTTTGATGCACCTGTACTCCTCTTTTATGCTGCCAATGAAGGCAAAGGGAAGGTAGAGATTGTTGGCAGTATCTTGCGTGAAGAAAGCTACGGAATTATTCTGCCTAATAACAGTCCCTACCGTAAACCAATTAATCAGGCTCTGTTGAATCTTAAAGAAAATGGCACTTATCAATCGCTATATGATAAGTGGTTCGATCCTAAAAATTCTTAAACTTTGCTAGAAAATTAGAGTTATCGGGATTAGGGCGTATTCTCAAAGTCTTAGATACCCTTAAACCCCCGATAAATTGCTAACGTGTATACACAAGTCGAATTACCCCCTTAATCCCCTGACGCATTTGGGGTAAAACCGGAAAATCCAGTACCCTCACCTTTATAGAACCCATTTGACATCTAAGAAGAGGCTGCAAGCCTCTGAAGCATTAGCCGAATGAAACAAAGATTAACCTTGGCAGTTGCATTATCTAGAGTTCTCTCAAAGTTCTTAACGAGAATTTTGCATCTCTCAATCCAAGCATTTGACCGTTCAATTACCCACCTCGCGGCAACCGGAACAAACCCAGATTTCCCTAATTCTTTGTTTTGTTGTTTTGATGGTTTTGCCGAAAGTTCAAACCTGATTTTCGTCATCATTTGGGGATAAACTTTTTCTAGCTCCTCCCTCAAATACTCAGGGTGATAACCGTGGTCTAGCAGAATGGTGATTTTGGGAATATTGACGGGTTTTGACTGGAAATAATCAATGTTTTTAGTCAACATCTCAATCAAACCCCTATCATCAGATACATTTGCTTTAGTGCAATGAGTAAAGAAGGGAAACCCCAGGGTATCAACGGCTAGATGTCTTTTAATGCCATTTGTCGAGAAAGTAGAAACAATACCCTTTCGATGTAATACTCGCATTACAGGTGTTTTTCACCGCTTGAGAGTCGATAATTATCAGCGTCGTCCACTTAGCTTTTTTTTTACCTGTTCACGCACTCGTCCATGTAAAACTCTCATCAATTCTTCTATCACTCCTTTGGCCCGCCACTGCTTGTAATGCCAATATACAGTCGAGTAGGGGGGCAAGTCCTTGGGTAAGTCTTCCCAATTGCAGCCATTCTTTAGTTGATAGAAGATGCCATCTAAGAGTTCTCTTTTTGTCCAGTTGGCGGGTCTAGTCTGTTTCTTAGCAGGCAATATAGTCGGCAGTAGGGGTTCGAGAATTTCCCATTCTTCGTCTGTTAGGCTGCTAGAGTACGGCATGGCTGCTGGATATGGCTTTTGCCGTCACTCTACTTCAATACAGTAAAAGATGTCAAATGGGTTCTATAAAGGCAGGCTTAGGGTGGGGTAAAACCTTTGTTCTTCAGCTATTTTCAGACTTGTGTATACACCGTAGCTGATAAATTGGGGGACAAAAACCTCTCAAACCTCAGGTATACTAGTATCTTCTAATACAACTGTTTTGACTATGCCTCTATCTTTTTTAAATACTAAGCACACAAAACTTATGTTTTACTAACATTAAGCTTTTCTAATATTATTAGAGCGGTGATATGTAAGCAGCGATCGCCTCTGATACTTCATCAAAATCCAGTGTGTCGCGTTTCATCCTCAGCCTCAAGCGCGAAAGACAACACTGTGCATGTCTTCCTATAAGGCTTTCACGCTATTGCTAAATTTCTTGTAAAAACTCTTGATTTTCATTACCGATTGTGAGAAAGTCTGATTTAACATCCAAAAACCACTGTAAGTCGATAGGTTTATCGTATTTTTGGTTCAACTAGAAGTAAGCTGTGCTTTAACCCCGAAAAGATGCTATCAGACTGAATACAAGTACAGAAGTATAACAGCCATCTGATCAAGGCATCATAACAGGACTGAATGTCTATACGGCTTTCAGGAGATCATCTTCTATGCAAGTTACCTTCCAGTAGAGTAACCACAGATTTCATCTCAAATTTGGTTAAATTGCCTTGCTTCTCTGGAGTTGGGTGTCTTATGTATGGCTAGTTGTTCTAGCTTTTCGATGCTCATCTCATGTATTCACTTATGACTATATTTTTGCCAGTGGAGAACATCTCATGCAAGTAGATCCTAATTCTCATCAAGGTTCCGAGCAAGATACTCAGGCTAATAGCGAAATAGAGAAACTGAAACAACCCCGTGTAAATAGCAAACGTTTTTTTGGTAGTCACGCCAGCAGACGCTCATTTCTCGGTCGTGCTGGTTTATTTAGTGCTGCTAGCGTTGTTGCAGGGGTTTTCGGTTCACCCTTCTCCTCAAAGAAAGGAGGAGATGTTGTACAAGCCACAGATATCAATGGGCGGTATAATCGACTGTTTGACTACAATAGATTTGTTGATAAAGCCTATCGAGTCCGTGTTGAAGCAGCCAGAGTTGAACGGAGTATTCCCATTCCGCCGCATCCGACTAACGGTGATGAGGAGCGTTATGCCAACAAAATCGGCTCTGACAGTAGGGGACTACCACACAATGGGCTTGGAGAAGTTAAGTTGGAAGCTTACAACTCTTTGACCAAAGCACTGGCAACCCAAAACCCGAATGATTATGAAAATATCATCTTGGGTGGCGGCAGAAAGCTGGTCAATCCTCAAGGTCCCCTGGCAATTAGTCTAGAAGGAATCAATGCAGCGCAGATAGCAGTGCCACCACCACCGGCTCTAGCTAGTGCAGAACGCGCTGCTGAAGCAGTAGAACTCTACTGGCAAGCTTTACTCCGAGATGTACCTCTTTCCAAGCTCCAAAACAATACTGACAACCCAAAAGTCTTAGCAGCTGTTGAAGACCTCAACAACCTGTCGGCCTTCCGAGGGCCAAAACAAAATGGG
This window contains:
- a CDS encoding transporter substrate-binding domain-containing protein, which encodes MINAIATKFRQLITGRKSPTGYFDRHNHKNKTRHSIALYTCIGLVSAILALLLIASPGLAQKPEPQQSLKLQQPLLVATRVIPPFVLSNKGELSGFSIDLWRSIATQIGIESKFIEYSSVPEVISAIKDNKVNLGIAAISITAEREQNFDFSLPIFAGGLQIMVRNLESKNSAFPNILQLFFSTSLLQVIGIALVLIVVAAHIIWLSERNHKEGMISESYFPGIFKACWWAAATLATQADEMPKGVLGRLIAIIWMFIGVLFVAYFTASATTSLTVQQLQGDIRSIDDLPGKVVATTAGSTAATYLQEHHISVLEVPKIEEAYNALQTKKADAVVFDAPVLLFYAANEGKGKVEIVGSILREESYGIILPNNSPYRKPINQALLNLKENGTYQSLYDKWFDPKNS
- a CDS encoding transposase; translation: MRVLHRKGIVSTFSTNGIKRHLAVDTLGFPFFTHCTKANVSDDRGLIEMLTKNIDYFQSKPVNIPKITILLDHGYHPEYLREELEKVYPQMMTKIRFELSAKPSKQQNKELGKSGFVPVAARWVIERSNAWIERCKILVKNFERTLDNATAKVNLCFIRLMLQRLAASS
- a CDS encoding transposase, translated to MPYSSSLTDEEWEILEPLLPTILPAKKQTRPANWTKRELLDGIFYQLKNGCNWEDLPKDLPPYSTVYWHYKQWRAKGVIEELMRVLHGRVREQVKKKLSGRR